The genomic interval TCGTCGAAGCCCTCGTTGCCGTTGAAGCCGTACTTCTGCCCGCCGCTGAACCCGGCGTTGACCTCGTCGAGGTTGATCCCGTCCACGCCGCCGTCGATCTGGATCTTCGCCCAGTCGAGCAGGTAGTCCCGGTACCTCGGATTGAAGATGTTGCCCCGGCGGGCCGGGTCGGGGAAGCCGAACTCGTCGTGCGGTACCGGATTGTTCTCCGCGTCCCGGGTCGACATGTCGTCGAAGATCTCGGTGCTGGCGAAGTCGTGCGGGAAGATGACGCTGGCCGTCCCGCTGCCCATGAAGGTGATGCCCCTGGCGTGGTAGCGCCGGATCTGCTCGAAGTTGTAGTCGGCCGCCTCGTCGCCGTTGCTGGACCACTTCCCGATGGCCCGGATGGTGACGTCGGGGACGAGTTCGTAGACCTGCGGGTCCTCCTCGTGCACGTCGGACTGGCTGAAGCCGAAGACGGCGAAGTCCGCCGCCCGGGCGTCGCGGCCAGCCGGGGGCCCGGAGCCGGCCGGTGCGGCCGCGGCGGGCGGCACCGGCAGCATCACCGCGAGTACGACGGCGCAGAGTGCCCGGTGTGGTGTTCCGGATCGCCGTGGCATCGCGTTCCTCCGGTGGCCAGCATTCCCGCGTCCTCCGCCGGCCGGGTGCCGCGCTGCCGCCGGCAGGGCACCGCGAGCATATGCCCGGAGTACCAATATAGAAAGCTGTCTATTGCGGGCAGTTGCCGCTGGTCCGGGTGACCGTGTATTCGGTGTCGTCGTGGGTGATGCCGGACGGCTCGCCGTCGAAGTACGCCTCGACCTTCTGCCAGCCCTGCCGCTGCTCGTAGTGCAGGTGCGGCGCGCCGGAGTTGCCGGTGCTGCCGACCCGTCCGATCTGCTCGCCCTGTTCGACCCGCTGACCGACCTCGACCAGCGGTGGTTCGAGCAGGTGCAGGTACTGCGTCTCCCACTTGCCGCCGTGGTCGATCTTCACCCAGTAGCCGCCGCCCCGGCCGCGCGGACCGTCCGGGTTCTCCGGGGTACGGCCGCCAAGCGAACCGTTGATCCCGGCGACCGTGACCCGACCGCCGTACGACGCGAGCACCGGCCGCCCCCACGCCTCGCCCTCGGTCGGGAAGAGGTCGACGTCGTAGTCGTCGTGCCCGGGATAGGTGCCGAGTTGCCACGCCTCGCCGCAGGCCACCGGCAGTTGGAAGAGCGGGCGCGGACCGGGTGGCCAGAGCAGCACCGCGGCGATCACGGCCACCGCGAGCACGACCACGGCCGACCCGATCGCGGTGATGGTCAACAGGATCCTGGTGGTACGGCTCCGTGGGCGGCGCCGGGCGCGGCGTCTGGTCGGCTGGCCGGTCGTCACCGCCCCGAGGATGGCAGACGACGGCAACCCGCCGGCCGGCGGGTACCCGGCAGGGGAGTTTGTTTCATCGATTGATTTAATCCGGCGGGGTGCCATAGCCTCGCAGGTGCATCGAGGCGGATCGGTGGCGGGCAACCACCTCTCCGTCAGCTCGTCGCCCGTCCGGGCCGGCGACGGCTACCCAGCCCCACGATGACGGCCGACAGGATCCTGATCTTCGGCTCCCACCGTCGCGAACCCGCGTACCGGGACGGCCGCCGTCGCGACCCGGCATCAAATCAG from Plantactinospora sp. BC1 carries:
- a CDS encoding M23 family metallopeptidase, yielding MTTGQPTRRRARRRPRSRTTRILLTITAIGSAVVVLAVAVIAAVLLWPPGPRPLFQLPVACGEAWQLGTYPGHDDYDVDLFPTEGEAWGRPVLASYGGRVTVAGINGSLGGRTPENPDGPRGRGGGYWVKIDHGGKWETQYLHLLEPPLVEVGQRVEQGEQIGRVGSTGNSGAPHLHYEQRQGWQKVEAYFDGEPSGITHDDTEYTVTRTSGNCPQ